Proteins from a single region of Cydia pomonella isolate Wapato2018A chromosome 13, ilCydPomo1, whole genome shotgun sequence:
- the LOC133524102 gene encoding uncharacterized protein LOC133524102 isoform X3: protein MRVQRALAGGIDRWAGRGAGRPGRASVRVGAASARPSLVQLRRAGVTPRPRAPGGGGEPRAARPRADAARPRSRSAPCARPAPRGPRRARSLAPRTPRPRLRPVFLWARQQDGRVQAVHCEDYDPRNRIRLARTPSGWRVIPRTEIYNAIRVPPAPPRERKRSRAARKRAREPAWLATPDLETHIPSHTIAVPRSAAPARAPAPLPPAPTPPPEPTPLDNLLAVAELEFNQQRGKDLELEAGVNDAYAFLPDEAVARDVMSFELGEPPKTTEDIFYDRKSHGEEDFQNNLVVHKDLFETISEAHYLPELSGPHDEALLESLVEKGCEDNQILGQALDKLAHLVTGGGDYAEEEEDMLLSGAPVADIIDRLEQSLESPGRSSITAAQGLLHLHHIGDQLHDIQPEQQTVDQTYMSDEVFVPEVSTLTLTPERELQAGMEYEQEAEKTLEDAVEVTESMYTDISEPVIEEHENYKENAEKERPNPTLPEDSEIPVPTVITTDAEAAKVDEPVEENEEDILTYMPKEEVTQPEGAGEDSEKETEPESEDPSVCELVATDLSLKAVQKQKQVLSAVIETKHVEENVTVEKSEELPRDLSVHRRLPTPHASPRRIDIPRAPSRESDAMQSPQPSGIPAIPSSPEIFTAPQKSKQTLFLETLLSSPSPKMYTSEVTITKQQCEPLNLGKHRKSASPTVSSCSDEMRKLNKEFGEPQEKRIKNETDLAKISKVFKGSNDDSKKSEKLTHKSNEDTSPLKQLQILKTTADFNIPDPLLVPKDKLNHILAAPGREIPALLIQRPELRLPEAFAYPSILQDPDILVISLSQLENILENDAKKLSIPKGKEPTMPEPIRMSSSDPPKPEVRSTTTPVPDQTAHPKPIQLDALATDIDAATTAALNQMFWLPYLNQLEVMAACSQNSEFLKAMSASGYSGQNYAELSQMLNASRFMGPGGFPMMPQMDYDNRMQFAMWQEAMNQANAAASRSKSEAQKEVPSKSADVQNPFVHSTKNHQSKSQSHSAARTSPIAHNYNSNQRSMAHNPFFQSMYPGMNPNIRPNMPLPGLQIPYFNPNMMGSQRSPRTSQQKSPTSPYYPNNNYLQSVKHSEATHQRSSSTGSQESPRPRISVKSLQNLLEPTAVAASGVAARRSSVPSSSLGRRRDEPEVGSTTPLGEPPPHPMPHPHDPSTYHLWHPLFGK from the exons ATGCGGGTGCAGCGGGCGCTCGCGGGCGGTATCGATCGCTGggcggggcgcggggcggggcGCCCGGGCCGGGCGTCAGTACGCGTCGGGGCCGCATCCGCGCGGCCGTCGCTCGTCCAGCTGCGGCGCGCCGGAGTGACTCCGCGGCCTCGGgcgcccggcggcggcggcgagcctcgcgccgcccgcccccgcGCCGATGCCGCCCGCCCGCGCTCGCGCTCCGCTCCCTGCGCCCGTCCCGCGCCCCGagggccgcgccgcgcgcgcagcCTGGCTCCCCGCACCCCGCGCCCGCGTCTGCGTCCCGTGTTCCTCTGGGCGCGCCAGCAAGACGGCCGAGTGCAGGCCGTGCACTGTGAGGACTACGACCCGCGCAACCGCATCCGCCTGGCGCGCACCCCCAGTGGCTGGCGCGTGATCCCGCGCACCGAGATCTACAACGCGATCCGAGTGCCACCCGCACCGCCGCGCGAGCGCAAGCGCAGCCGCGCCGCCCGCAAGCGAGCTCGCGAGCCGGCCTGGCTCGCCACTCCCGACCTGGAGACCCACATCCCCTCGCACACCATCGCGGTGCCGCGCTCGGCCGCGCCGGCGCGTGCGCCCGCGCCGCTGCCGCCCGCGCCTACGCCGCCGCCCGAGCCCACGCCGCTCGACAACCTGCTGGCCGTGGCCGAGCTCGAATTCAACCAGCAGCGCGGCAAGGACCTCGAGCTGGAGGCCGGCGTGAACGACGCTTACGCCTTCCTGCCCGACGAGGCGGTCGCTAGAGACGTCATGTCGTTCGAACTCGGTGAACCCCCCAAAACTACCGAGGATATATTCTACGACCGGAAATCCCATGGGGAGGAGGACTTTCAGAACAATCTAGTGGTGCATAAAGATTTATTTGAGACTATCAGTGAGGCACATTATTTGCCGGAGTTGAGCGGGCCTCACGACGAGGCCCTTCTCGAATCGCTCGTAGAGAAAGGTTGTGAGGACAATCAAATCCTGGGTCAGGCGCTGGACAAGCTGGCACACCTGGTAACGGGTGGCGGCGACTACGCAGAGGAGGAAGAAGACATGCTGTTGAGTGGGGCGCCAGTTGCTGACATCATTGACAGGCTGGAACAGTCGCTCGAGTCTCCCGGACGCAGCAGCATCACTGCAGCACAGGGCCTGCTGCATTTGCACCACATCGGAGACCAGCTGCATGATATCCAACCTGAACAACAGACTGTCGATCAAACTTACATGTCAGACGAAGTGTTTGTTCCTGAAGTGTCCACGTTAACGTTGACTCCAGAAAGGGAACTTCAGGCTGGTATGGAATATGAACAAGAAGCCGAGAAGACGCTAGAAGACGCCGTTGAAGTGACTGAATCTATGTATACAGATATTAGTGAGCCGGTAATTGAAGAGCATGAGAATTACAAAGAGAATGCCGAAAAGGAACGGCCAAATCCTACGTTACCAGAAGATAGTGAGATTCCCGTGCCAACTGTAATTACTACAGATGCCGAAGCGGCTAAAGTTGATGAGCCAGTAGAAGAAAACGAGGAAGATATACTAACGTACATGCCGAAAGAAGAAGTTACACAGCCGGAAGGCGCTGGAGAAGACTCCGAGAAAGAAACAGAACCGGAATCGGAAGACCCTTCTGTGTGTGAGTTAGTGGCTACTGATCTTAGTTTAAAGGCAGTTCAGAAGCAAAAACAGGTGTTAAGTGCAGTGATAGAAACGAAGCATGTGGAGGAAAATGTGACAGTGGAGAAGAGCGAAGAACTTCCGAGGGATTTGAGTGTGCACCGGAGACTACCGACCCCCCACGCATCGCCGCGGAGGATTGACATCCCGAGGGCACCGTCACGGGAGTCGGACGCCATGCAGTCCCCTCAGCCTAGTGGCATCCCTGCCATACCATCATCACCAGAAATATTCACGGCGCCGCAAAAAAGTAAACAGACGCTGTTTCTAGAAACGTTACTGTCTTCTCCATCTCCAAAGATGTACACGTCGGAAGTTACCATCACAAAGCAACAATGCGAGcctcttaatttaggtaaacacaGAAAATCTGCGAGTCCAACCGTCTCCAGTTGCTCAGACGAAATGaggaaattaaataaagaatttgGTGAACCGCAGGAGAAAAGGATAAAGAATGAAACGGACTTAGCTAAAATTAGTAAAGTTTTCAAAGGTTCAAACGACGACTCTAAAAAATCTGAAAAGTTGACGCATAAATCTAATGAGGATACGAGTCCATTaaaacaattgcaaattttaaaGACCACTGCAGACTTCAACATTCCAGATCCGCTCTTAGTACCTAAAGACAAATTGAATCACATATTAGCGGCACCCGGGCGAGAGATTCCAGCCTTACTAATACAAAGGCCAGAGCTCAGACTACCCGAGGCGTTCGCGTACCCCTCCATTCTTCAAGACCCAGATATACTAGTCATATCTTTGTCACAACTTGAAAACATCTTAGAAAATGATGCCAAAAAATTATCGATTCCTAAAGGTAAGGAACCTACAATGCCAGAGCCTATAAGAATGTCGAGTAGCGACCCACCCAAGCCTGAAGTACGTAGTACTACCACTCCAGTGCCAGACCAAACGGCACACCCAAAACCTATCCAATTAGATGCCTTAGCTACAGATATAGACGCGGCCACCACGGCGGCGCTCAACCAGATGTTCTGGCTCCCTTACTTGAATCAGCTGGAAGTAATGGCGGCTTGCTCTCAAAACAGCGAATTCCTAAAAGCAATGAGTGCGTCTGGCTACTCTGGGCAAAACTATGCAGAGTTATCTCAAATGCTAAATGCGTCTCGCTTCATGGGACCCGGAGGGTTCCCAATGATGCCACAGATGGACTACGACAACAGAATGCAATTCGCTATGTGGCAGGAAGCTATGAATCAGGCGAACGCGGCTGCGTCCCGGTCGAAATCGGAAGCCCAGAAAGAAGTGCCATCAAAATCTGCTGACGTCCAAAATCCTTTCGTCCATTCAACGAAGAATCATCAAAGCAAATCACAGTCACATTCGGCGGCACGAACTAGCCCGATCGCTCACAACTACAACAGTAATCAGCGGTCTATGGCCCATAATCCGTTTTTCCAAAGCATGTATCCCGGGATGAACCCGAATATCAGACCAAACATGCCGCTTCCGGGTCTACAGATACCGTATTTCAATCCAAATATGATGGGGAGCCAAAGATCACCTCGTACGAGCCAACAGAAGAGCCCAACTTCGCCATATTAtccaaataataattatttgcaAAGCGTAAAGCATTCGGAGGCTACGCATCAGCGCAGCAGTAGCACGGGGTCGCAGGAGTCTCCACGACCGCGGATTAGTGTTAAATCGCTCCAGAACCTTCTGGAGCCAACAGCGGTTGCGGCATCCGGGGTAGCAGCTCGACGGTCCTCTGTGCCATCGTCGTCTCTGGGCCGTCGACGGGACGAGCCAGAGGTCGGCAGCACCACACCGCTCGGCGAGCCACCACCGCATCCCATGCCGCACCCGCACGACCCATCAACGTACCACTTGTGGCATCCACTATTTGGCAA GTAA
- the LOC133524102 gene encoding uncharacterized protein LOC133524102 isoform X1 produces the protein MRVQRALAGGIDRWAGRGAGRPGRASVRVGAASARPSLVQLRRAGVTPRPRAPGGGGEPRAARPRADAARPRSRSAPCARPAPRGPRRARSLAPRTPRPRLRPVFLWARQQDGRVQAVHCEDYDPRNRIRLARTPSGWRVIPRTEIYNAIRVPPAPPRERKRSRAARKRAREPAWLATPDLETHIPSHTIAVPRSAAPARAPAPLPPAPTPPPEPTPLDNLLAVAELEFNQQRGKDLELEAGVNDAYAFLPDEAVARDVMSFELGEPPKTTEDIFYDRKSHGEEDFQNNLVVHKDLFETISEAHYLPELSGPHDEALLESLVEKGCEDNQILGQALDKLAHLVTGGGDYAEEEEDMLLSGAPVADIIDRLEQSLESPGRSSITAAQGLLHLHHIGDQLHDIQPEQQTVDQTYMSDEVFVPEVSTLTLTPERELQAGMEYEQEAEKTLEDAVEVTESMYTDISEPVIEEHENYKENAEKERPNPTLPEDSEIPVPTVITTDAEAAKVDEPVEENEEDILTYMPKEEVTQPEGAGEDSEKETEPESEDPSVCELVATDLSLKAVQKQKQVLSAVIETKHVEENVTVEKSEELPRDLSVHRRLPTPHASPRRIDIPRAPSRESDAMQSPQPSGIPAIPSSPEIFTAPQKSKQTLFLETLLSSPSPKMYTSEVTITKQQCEPLNLGKHRKSASPTVSSCSDEMRKLNKEFGEPQEKRIKNETDLAKISKVFKGSNDDSKKSEKLTHKSNEDTSPLKQLQILKTTADFNIPDPLLVPKDKLNHILAAPGREIPALLIQRPELRLPEAFAYPSILQDPDILVISLSQLENILENDAKKLSIPKGKEPTMPEPIRMSSSDPPKPEVRSTTTPVPDQTAHPKPIQLDALATDIDAATTAALNQMFWLPYLNQLEVMAACSQNSEFLKAMSASGYSGQNYAELSQMLNASRFMGPGGFPMMPQMDYDNRMQFAMWQEAMNQANAAASRSKSEAQKEVPSKSADVQNPFVHSTKNHQSKSQSHSAARTSPIAHNYNSNQRSMAHNPFFQSMYPGMNPNIRPNMPLPGLQIPYFNPNMMGSQRSPRTSQQKSPTSPYYPNNNYLQSVKHSEATHQRSSSTGSQESPRPRISVKSLQNLLEPTAVAASGVAARRSSVPSSSLGRRRDEPEVGSTTPLGEPPPHPMPHPHDPSTYHLWHPLFGNQKGYNSPWSWTTVTATGD, from the coding sequence ATGCGGGTGCAGCGGGCGCTCGCGGGCGGTATCGATCGCTGggcggggcgcggggcggggcGCCCGGGCCGGGCGTCAGTACGCGTCGGGGCCGCATCCGCGCGGCCGTCGCTCGTCCAGCTGCGGCGCGCCGGAGTGACTCCGCGGCCTCGGgcgcccggcggcggcggcgagcctcgcgccgcccgcccccgcGCCGATGCCGCCCGCCCGCGCTCGCGCTCCGCTCCCTGCGCCCGTCCCGCGCCCCGagggccgcgccgcgcgcgcagcCTGGCTCCCCGCACCCCGCGCCCGCGTCTGCGTCCCGTGTTCCTCTGGGCGCGCCAGCAAGACGGCCGAGTGCAGGCCGTGCACTGTGAGGACTACGACCCGCGCAACCGCATCCGCCTGGCGCGCACCCCCAGTGGCTGGCGCGTGATCCCGCGCACCGAGATCTACAACGCGATCCGAGTGCCACCCGCACCGCCGCGCGAGCGCAAGCGCAGCCGCGCCGCCCGCAAGCGAGCTCGCGAGCCGGCCTGGCTCGCCACTCCCGACCTGGAGACCCACATCCCCTCGCACACCATCGCGGTGCCGCGCTCGGCCGCGCCGGCGCGTGCGCCCGCGCCGCTGCCGCCCGCGCCTACGCCGCCGCCCGAGCCCACGCCGCTCGACAACCTGCTGGCCGTGGCCGAGCTCGAATTCAACCAGCAGCGCGGCAAGGACCTCGAGCTGGAGGCCGGCGTGAACGACGCTTACGCCTTCCTGCCCGACGAGGCGGTCGCTAGAGACGTCATGTCGTTCGAACTCGGTGAACCCCCCAAAACTACCGAGGATATATTCTACGACCGGAAATCCCATGGGGAGGAGGACTTTCAGAACAATCTAGTGGTGCATAAAGATTTATTTGAGACTATCAGTGAGGCACATTATTTGCCGGAGTTGAGCGGGCCTCACGACGAGGCCCTTCTCGAATCGCTCGTAGAGAAAGGTTGTGAGGACAATCAAATCCTGGGTCAGGCGCTGGACAAGCTGGCACACCTGGTAACGGGTGGCGGCGACTACGCAGAGGAGGAAGAAGACATGCTGTTGAGTGGGGCGCCAGTTGCTGACATCATTGACAGGCTGGAACAGTCGCTCGAGTCTCCCGGACGCAGCAGCATCACTGCAGCACAGGGCCTGCTGCATTTGCACCACATCGGAGACCAGCTGCATGATATCCAACCTGAACAACAGACTGTCGATCAAACTTACATGTCAGACGAAGTGTTTGTTCCTGAAGTGTCCACGTTAACGTTGACTCCAGAAAGGGAACTTCAGGCTGGTATGGAATATGAACAAGAAGCCGAGAAGACGCTAGAAGACGCCGTTGAAGTGACTGAATCTATGTATACAGATATTAGTGAGCCGGTAATTGAAGAGCATGAGAATTACAAAGAGAATGCCGAAAAGGAACGGCCAAATCCTACGTTACCAGAAGATAGTGAGATTCCCGTGCCAACTGTAATTACTACAGATGCCGAAGCGGCTAAAGTTGATGAGCCAGTAGAAGAAAACGAGGAAGATATACTAACGTACATGCCGAAAGAAGAAGTTACACAGCCGGAAGGCGCTGGAGAAGACTCCGAGAAAGAAACAGAACCGGAATCGGAAGACCCTTCTGTGTGTGAGTTAGTGGCTACTGATCTTAGTTTAAAGGCAGTTCAGAAGCAAAAACAGGTGTTAAGTGCAGTGATAGAAACGAAGCATGTGGAGGAAAATGTGACAGTGGAGAAGAGCGAAGAACTTCCGAGGGATTTGAGTGTGCACCGGAGACTACCGACCCCCCACGCATCGCCGCGGAGGATTGACATCCCGAGGGCACCGTCACGGGAGTCGGACGCCATGCAGTCCCCTCAGCCTAGTGGCATCCCTGCCATACCATCATCACCAGAAATATTCACGGCGCCGCAAAAAAGTAAACAGACGCTGTTTCTAGAAACGTTACTGTCTTCTCCATCTCCAAAGATGTACACGTCGGAAGTTACCATCACAAAGCAACAATGCGAGcctcttaatttaggtaaacacaGAAAATCTGCGAGTCCAACCGTCTCCAGTTGCTCAGACGAAATGaggaaattaaataaagaatttgGTGAACCGCAGGAGAAAAGGATAAAGAATGAAACGGACTTAGCTAAAATTAGTAAAGTTTTCAAAGGTTCAAACGACGACTCTAAAAAATCTGAAAAGTTGACGCATAAATCTAATGAGGATACGAGTCCATTaaaacaattgcaaattttaaaGACCACTGCAGACTTCAACATTCCAGATCCGCTCTTAGTACCTAAAGACAAATTGAATCACATATTAGCGGCACCCGGGCGAGAGATTCCAGCCTTACTAATACAAAGGCCAGAGCTCAGACTACCCGAGGCGTTCGCGTACCCCTCCATTCTTCAAGACCCAGATATACTAGTCATATCTTTGTCACAACTTGAAAACATCTTAGAAAATGATGCCAAAAAATTATCGATTCCTAAAGGTAAGGAACCTACAATGCCAGAGCCTATAAGAATGTCGAGTAGCGACCCACCCAAGCCTGAAGTACGTAGTACTACCACTCCAGTGCCAGACCAAACGGCACACCCAAAACCTATCCAATTAGATGCCTTAGCTACAGATATAGACGCGGCCACCACGGCGGCGCTCAACCAGATGTTCTGGCTCCCTTACTTGAATCAGCTGGAAGTAATGGCGGCTTGCTCTCAAAACAGCGAATTCCTAAAAGCAATGAGTGCGTCTGGCTACTCTGGGCAAAACTATGCAGAGTTATCTCAAATGCTAAATGCGTCTCGCTTCATGGGACCCGGAGGGTTCCCAATGATGCCACAGATGGACTACGACAACAGAATGCAATTCGCTATGTGGCAGGAAGCTATGAATCAGGCGAACGCGGCTGCGTCCCGGTCGAAATCGGAAGCCCAGAAAGAAGTGCCATCAAAATCTGCTGACGTCCAAAATCCTTTCGTCCATTCAACGAAGAATCATCAAAGCAAATCACAGTCACATTCGGCGGCACGAACTAGCCCGATCGCTCACAACTACAACAGTAATCAGCGGTCTATGGCCCATAATCCGTTTTTCCAAAGCATGTATCCCGGGATGAACCCGAATATCAGACCAAACATGCCGCTTCCGGGTCTACAGATACCGTATTTCAATCCAAATATGATGGGGAGCCAAAGATCACCTCGTACGAGCCAACAGAAGAGCCCAACTTCGCCATATTAtccaaataataattatttgcaAAGCGTAAAGCATTCGGAGGCTACGCATCAGCGCAGCAGTAGCACGGGGTCGCAGGAGTCTCCACGACCGCGGATTAGTGTTAAATCGCTCCAGAACCTTCTGGAGCCAACAGCGGTTGCGGCATCCGGGGTAGCAGCTCGACGGTCCTCTGTGCCATCGTCGTCTCTGGGCCGTCGACGGGACGAGCCAGAGGTCGGCAGCACCACACCGCTCGGCGAGCCACCACCGCATCCCATGCCGCACCCGCACGACCCATCAACGTACCACTTGTGGCATCCACTATTTGGCAA
- the LOC133524102 gene encoding uncharacterized protein LOC133524102 isoform X2: MRVQRALAGGIDRWAGRGAGRPGRASVRVGAASARPSLVQLRRAGVTPRPRAPGGGGEPRAARPRADAARPRSRSAPCARPAPRGPRRARSLAPRTPRPRLRPVFLWARQQDGRVQAVHCEDYDPRNRIRLARTPSGWRVIPRTEIYNAIRVPPAPPRERKRSRAARKRAREPAWLATPDLETHIPSHTIAVPRSAAPARAPAPLPPAPTPPPEPTPLDNLLAVAELEFNQQRGKDLELEAGVNDAYAFLPDEAVARDVMSFELGEPPKTTEDIFYDRKSHGEEDFQNNLVVHKDLFETISEAHYLPELSGPHDEALLESLVEKGCEDNQILGQALDKLAHLVTGGGDYAEEEEDMLLSGAPVADIIDRLEQSLESPGRSSITAAQGLLHLHHIGDQLHDIQPEQQTVDQTYMSDEVFVPEVSTLTLTPERELQAGMEYEQEAEKTLEDAVEVTESMYTDISEPVIEEHENYKENAEKERPNPTLPEDSEIPVPTVITTDAEAAKVDEPVEENEEDILTYMPKEEVTQPEGAGEDSEKETEPESEDPSVCELVATDLSLKAVQKQKQVLSAVIETKHVEENVTVEKSEELPRDLSVHRRLPTPHASPRRIDIPRAPSRESDAMQSPQPSGIPAIPSSPEIFTAPQKSKQTLFLETLLSSPSPKMYTSEVTITKQQCEPLNLGKHRKSASPTVSSCSDEMRKLNKEFGEPQEKRIKNETDLAKISKVFKGSNDDSKKSEKLTHKSNEDTSPLKQLQILKTTADFNIPDPLLVPKDKLNHILAAPGREIPALLIQRPELRLPEAFAYPSILQDPDILVISLSQLENILENDAKKLSIPKGKEPTMPEPIRMSSSDPPKPEVRSTTTPVPDQTAHPKPIQLDALATDIDAATTAALNQMFWLPYLNQLEVMAACSQNSEFLKAMSASGYSGQNYAELSQMLNASRFMGPGGFPMMPQMDYDNRMQFAMWQEAMNQANAAASRSKSEAQKEVPSKSADVQNPFVHSTKNHQSKSQSHSAARTSPIAHNYNSNQRSMAHNPFFQSMYPGMNPNIRPNMPLPGLQIPYFNPNMMGSQRSPRTSQQKSPTSPYYPNNNYLQSVKHSEATHQRSSSTGSQESPRPRISVKSLQNLLEPTAVAASGVAARRSSVPSSSLGRRRDEPEVGSTTPLGEPPPHPMPHPHDPSTYHLWHPLFGK, translated from the coding sequence ATGCGGGTGCAGCGGGCGCTCGCGGGCGGTATCGATCGCTGggcggggcgcggggcggggcGCCCGGGCCGGGCGTCAGTACGCGTCGGGGCCGCATCCGCGCGGCCGTCGCTCGTCCAGCTGCGGCGCGCCGGAGTGACTCCGCGGCCTCGGgcgcccggcggcggcggcgagcctcgcgccgcccgcccccgcGCCGATGCCGCCCGCCCGCGCTCGCGCTCCGCTCCCTGCGCCCGTCCCGCGCCCCGagggccgcgccgcgcgcgcagcCTGGCTCCCCGCACCCCGCGCCCGCGTCTGCGTCCCGTGTTCCTCTGGGCGCGCCAGCAAGACGGCCGAGTGCAGGCCGTGCACTGTGAGGACTACGACCCGCGCAACCGCATCCGCCTGGCGCGCACCCCCAGTGGCTGGCGCGTGATCCCGCGCACCGAGATCTACAACGCGATCCGAGTGCCACCCGCACCGCCGCGCGAGCGCAAGCGCAGCCGCGCCGCCCGCAAGCGAGCTCGCGAGCCGGCCTGGCTCGCCACTCCCGACCTGGAGACCCACATCCCCTCGCACACCATCGCGGTGCCGCGCTCGGCCGCGCCGGCGCGTGCGCCCGCGCCGCTGCCGCCCGCGCCTACGCCGCCGCCCGAGCCCACGCCGCTCGACAACCTGCTGGCCGTGGCCGAGCTCGAATTCAACCAGCAGCGCGGCAAGGACCTCGAGCTGGAGGCCGGCGTGAACGACGCTTACGCCTTCCTGCCCGACGAGGCGGTCGCTAGAGACGTCATGTCGTTCGAACTCGGTGAACCCCCCAAAACTACCGAGGATATATTCTACGACCGGAAATCCCATGGGGAGGAGGACTTTCAGAACAATCTAGTGGTGCATAAAGATTTATTTGAGACTATCAGTGAGGCACATTATTTGCCGGAGTTGAGCGGGCCTCACGACGAGGCCCTTCTCGAATCGCTCGTAGAGAAAGGTTGTGAGGACAATCAAATCCTGGGTCAGGCGCTGGACAAGCTGGCACACCTGGTAACGGGTGGCGGCGACTACGCAGAGGAGGAAGAAGACATGCTGTTGAGTGGGGCGCCAGTTGCTGACATCATTGACAGGCTGGAACAGTCGCTCGAGTCTCCCGGACGCAGCAGCATCACTGCAGCACAGGGCCTGCTGCATTTGCACCACATCGGAGACCAGCTGCATGATATCCAACCTGAACAACAGACTGTCGATCAAACTTACATGTCAGACGAAGTGTTTGTTCCTGAAGTGTCCACGTTAACGTTGACTCCAGAAAGGGAACTTCAGGCTGGTATGGAATATGAACAAGAAGCCGAGAAGACGCTAGAAGACGCCGTTGAAGTGACTGAATCTATGTATACAGATATTAGTGAGCCGGTAATTGAAGAGCATGAGAATTACAAAGAGAATGCCGAAAAGGAACGGCCAAATCCTACGTTACCAGAAGATAGTGAGATTCCCGTGCCAACTGTAATTACTACAGATGCCGAAGCGGCTAAAGTTGATGAGCCAGTAGAAGAAAACGAGGAAGATATACTAACGTACATGCCGAAAGAAGAAGTTACACAGCCGGAAGGCGCTGGAGAAGACTCCGAGAAAGAAACAGAACCGGAATCGGAAGACCCTTCTGTGTGTGAGTTAGTGGCTACTGATCTTAGTTTAAAGGCAGTTCAGAAGCAAAAACAGGTGTTAAGTGCAGTGATAGAAACGAAGCATGTGGAGGAAAATGTGACAGTGGAGAAGAGCGAAGAACTTCCGAGGGATTTGAGTGTGCACCGGAGACTACCGACCCCCCACGCATCGCCGCGGAGGATTGACATCCCGAGGGCACCGTCACGGGAGTCGGACGCCATGCAGTCCCCTCAGCCTAGTGGCATCCCTGCCATACCATCATCACCAGAAATATTCACGGCGCCGCAAAAAAGTAAACAGACGCTGTTTCTAGAAACGTTACTGTCTTCTCCATCTCCAAAGATGTACACGTCGGAAGTTACCATCACAAAGCAACAATGCGAGcctcttaatttaggtaaacacaGAAAATCTGCGAGTCCAACCGTCTCCAGTTGCTCAGACGAAATGaggaaattaaataaagaatttgGTGAACCGCAGGAGAAAAGGATAAAGAATGAAACGGACTTAGCTAAAATTAGTAAAGTTTTCAAAGGTTCAAACGACGACTCTAAAAAATCTGAAAAGTTGACGCATAAATCTAATGAGGATACGAGTCCATTaaaacaattgcaaattttaaaGACCACTGCAGACTTCAACATTCCAGATCCGCTCTTAGTACCTAAAGACAAATTGAATCACATATTAGCGGCACCCGGGCGAGAGATTCCAGCCTTACTAATACAAAGGCCAGAGCTCAGACTACCCGAGGCGTTCGCGTACCCCTCCATTCTTCAAGACCCAGATATACTAGTCATATCTTTGTCACAACTTGAAAACATCTTAGAAAATGATGCCAAAAAATTATCGATTCCTAAAGGTAAGGAACCTACAATGCCAGAGCCTATAAGAATGTCGAGTAGCGACCCACCCAAGCCTGAAGTACGTAGTACTACCACTCCAGTGCCAGACCAAACGGCACACCCAAAACCTATCCAATTAGATGCCTTAGCTACAGATATAGACGCGGCCACCACGGCGGCGCTCAACCAGATGTTCTGGCTCCCTTACTTGAATCAGCTGGAAGTAATGGCGGCTTGCTCTCAAAACAGCGAATTCCTAAAAGCAATGAGTGCGTCTGGCTACTCTGGGCAAAACTATGCAGAGTTATCTCAAATGCTAAATGCGTCTCGCTTCATGGGACCCGGAGGGTTCCCAATGATGCCACAGATGGACTACGACAACAGAATGCAATTCGCTATGTGGCAGGAAGCTATGAATCAGGCGAACGCGGCTGCGTCCCGGTCGAAATCGGAAGCCCAGAAAGAAGTGCCATCAAAATCTGCTGACGTCCAAAATCCTTTCGTCCATTCAACGAAGAATCATCAAAGCAAATCACAGTCACATTCGGCGGCACGAACTAGCCCGATCGCTCACAACTACAACAGTAATCAGCGGTCTATGGCCCATAATCCGTTTTTCCAAAGCATGTATCCCGGGATGAACCCGAATATCAGACCAAACATGCCGCTTCCGGGTCTACAGATACCGTATTTCAATCCAAATATGATGGGGAGCCAAAGATCACCTCGTACGAGCCAACAGAAGAGCCCAACTTCGCCATATTAtccaaataataattatttgcaAAGCGTAAAGCATTCGGAGGCTACGCATCAGCGCAGCAGTAGCACGGGGTCGCAGGAGTCTCCACGACCGCGGATTAGTGTTAAATCGCTCCAGAACCTTCTGGAGCCAACAGCGGTTGCGGCATCCGGGGTAGCAGCTCGACGGTCCTCTGTGCCATCGTCGTCTCTGGGCCGTCGACGGGACGAGCCAGAGGTCGGCAGCACCACACCGCTCGGCGAGCCACCACCGCATCCCATGCCGCACCCGCACGACCCATCAACGTACCACTTGTGGCATCCACTATTTGGCAA